In the Arachis stenosperma cultivar V10309 chromosome 8, arast.V10309.gnm1.PFL2, whole genome shotgun sequence genome, CTTCCTTGCTTCCGTTGGTCTTTCTTGATGACCAAGTAAGGTATAGGAGCCGGAACTGCAACAAGAAAGCTACCATGGTTGTTAGCCTCACCGCGATTTCATTGACTTCAAGCCATCCAACAAAGCCATATACAATGTTTTTGTTGTTAGGATTTTGGCTGAGAAGAGCTTCAAGGTTCAGAACAAGAGGAATCATGTAGCCAAAAGTGAGAATCGACATCATCATAATTGAGATGAAGGGTAGCACATCAGGGTTCCTCTTTACATGGTAGAGTTGCAATCCAACAAAAACACATGCTAGAGTGGTGGATATCAGTGCTATGATGACCTCCATATCCATTCTCCAAGCATTCCTTCTTAATGATATCACGTAATTTGTTGATGCAGATAGGTCTAAAGGCTTGAAGTAAAGAGGATCTGACTTTTTGCGCGTGCTTTCGATGCTTCCCCTGATGCGCCTCCCATCGATTGTACCTAATGGTGGAAACTGAAAGTTCACCATAATCTCACAGTCCAAAGAATGCGTATTTGTAGCATTTTTTGAGGAAACTTCGCGGCAGCCTACCATACACAAGGTTCCACCTTGAGCATCATAAATTCCTTCGGCAGTGAGCTTCACCGACTCAAATGACTTATTACTGAAGAAAGAATTCTTGTCATCTATCCCTGAGAGAGACAGCGGTGTGAGGCTAATCTTGTAGCTAATGTTGAACAAGCTACCATTATTGTTGCTGTGGATATCAGGATGAGGAACTTGATCTGAGAAGCTTGAAACAGAATCCAAAAACATAGGCATCCccaaatcataaaattgatcaGCAACAAATAAAGGAGCTGAATAACCCCAAGCTACTctttttcttgactctctaactGACATATCAAATCTCATATCATAAGAATGTGCCTCTGGATAGCTTTTCCCCTGGCCTTTAACAGGTTTTTGGTTGTGGCATGATTTGTTAGCTATTTCTAGTTGGCTGTACTCATACTCTAAGCCATGACCAACCACCACCGATTGAGCTTCATCATTTCTGAATTTGATCCTCTTGAAGTAGCCTTGTTCATTTGCAGTCTTGTTGCTCCAAATTTCCCCAACTATGCTACTAGTGTTTTTGATCGACCAAGTCGAGGGGAACCTCAATCTTAATCTCACTGAGCAATCGTCAACACGAGTGCCATCCACGGAAGATGAAATTCCCTTGATATGGCAAGCTACTACACACAAAACATTGCTCTTCTTATTCCACCACCCTTCACCTACTAATATGTTTTGGGGAATTTTTCCTTGGTTCATACCATAGTAGTAGTAACTATTATTTGAAAATTCAAGAAGAACCCTCATCGTATGCTTCGGAGAATGAGAACACTGAATGGCTTTCAAAGACATTAGTGTTGGCAATTGTCCAGAACTGCCATCAATAGGAGTGCAATTCTTAGTTGAATTGCATACATCAGAGTAATCCAATGGGAGCATAGCAATGGCTCTTGAGATTGAATATGAGCAAAAACTTAAGGAGTTTGAATCCAATGACAAACCTTGTTCAGCATCAATTCCAGAAGAGCATTCTTTATCTGCCTCTGTGGAATCTAAGGTATACTTGTATGCTTCTTTTGGGAACATGAACACAGAAATTGGTTCAAAGTAACTCTTATCATTCTCAGAACTCAAGCTCTCCAACTTTCCAATGACCATGCTACTGATATTACTTGAACTGAACACATTGTTAAGCTTAAACACAGCTTCAAGGCCAATAGATTCACCTGTTTCGGAAAAACAAGTGCCTCTCCCAACCATGCAAACCTTCCCTGAGGATTCAGACCAGAACCCTTCAAGCTTAAAAGAAGTTACAAGATCACTACCGTGACGAATACTCCTCGACCGGTGACTTCGGCTTTGAACATAGGTGAAGTTCCATGCAAGAGTGCTCCTGAATGAAACAAGGCCTTCAAGTTTGAATAAGTGAGAGTCCTCAGTTGTTTGGATTCTTCTTGGTTGAAGGTAAAAGGAGAATTGGCTCCATGTTTCTCCATTTCCAAGGCCAGtgatcttcttccctccttGGAAGTAACCATTGTGAGTATCACCAAGAGGGAAAGTGTTCACCCTTTTGTTGGAAGGTGTTGAGTATGAGACAAAAGAGTTACAGTGGTTGTTATATGAGAGTTCTGAAGCAGAACAGGCAAACTTGATGGACAAGAaagtgaagagaaagaagataACTGAGAGAAGAGGATCCATAACAATGATCAAGAGTTTGTTTATGTTATGAGAGAGGAGTGGTTGAGGGAGAAAAGAAGAATTGAGTTTACTTATATAATCTCTCTATGTCTCTACTACATAGTAGTAGTTACCAAACATTGAGTTTGAAtcctttgaaaaaaaaaaactagttagatagattattattattattagaggtATACATGGCTCGGCTTGAAGATTCGCTTCGGACTCGAACACTTTTGGCGCGAATTTGATGTGATTTTACCAGGATTAAGACTGGATAAAGGTCTCAAGAATAGACGCGATCATTATTTAGGACTGGGTCCGAGTCAAGGCGAACCCGGCTTCACTCGGTTCATGTGCCCCCTAAGGGGACTGAAAAAGGGatatatgttttaaattaattccaatattatgttgtattaattataaatttattggtttatttttaatcatatttgttGAATTAGAAAATATATCAAAGAagcataaaattaaaatttataaataaattcaaGTTTAAATATGGATATCAATTTTTcagtaacaaatttttttttataaataattgcatcataatttttttacatagaACTTATCAAGAATGAACTTTACCAGTTTAGACCCGATTTTAGTGTGTCTCGAAAGTAGTAAGATTTTACCGGATTTAGAATCGAGTAAGAATCTCAAAAATAAATTCAATCATTATTTAAAGTTTGAGTCAAGATAAATCCAATTTTTATCCGATCCATATGTACACCCCTAATTATTACAGTTATTTAAAGTTAAATTAGTCCATCTCATAATCTactataataataatcataatagtTCTAATCACTAACCCCTAAGCGGTCTCTAATTCACGCCGTTTACTGATTTGATTCCTAAGGTTTCAATTGCATTAGCTCCAAACACTATGGCGGTCCCTCGACCCCAGCAATGACTCAGTAAACGGAGTGAGCTAGCACTCTCTTGTCGTTTGTTTTTGACATCCAATAAAAACAGAACGATTTCGTTTTTATATATTTCCTTCCGAAGTTATCGAGTTCCCATG is a window encoding:
- the LOC130945992 gene encoding uncharacterized protein LOC130945992; the protein is MDPLLSVIFFLFTFLSIKFACSASELSYNNHCNSFVSYSTPSNKRVNTFPLGDTHNGYFQGGKKITGLGNGETWSQFSFYLQPRRIQTTEDSHLFKLEGLVSFRSTLAWNFTYVQSRSHRSRSIRHGSDLVTSFKLEGFWSESSGKVCMVGRGTCFSETGESIGLEAVFKLNNVFSSSNISSMVIGKLESLSSENDKSYFEPISVFMFPKEAYKYTLDSTEADKECSSGIDAEQGLSLDSNSLSFCSYSISRAIAMLPLDYSDVCNSTKNCTPIDGSSGQLPTLMSLKAIQCSHSPKHTMRVLLEFSNNSYYYYGMNQGKIPQNILVGEGWWNKKSNVLCVVACHIKGISSSVDGTRVDDCSVRLRLRFPSTWSIKNTSSIVGEIWSNKTANEQGYFKRIKFRNDEAQSVVVGHGLEYEYSQLEIANKSCHNQKPVKGQGKSYPEAHSYDMRFDMSVRESRKRVAWGYSAPLFVADQFYDLGMPMFLDSVSSFSDQVPHPDIHSNNNGSLFNISYKISLTPLSLSGIDDKNSFFSNKSFESVKLTAEGIYDAQGGTLCMVGCREVSSKNATNTHSLDCEIMVNFQFPPLGTIDGRRIRGSIESTRKKSDPLYFKPLDLSASTNYVISLRRNAWRMDMEVIIALISTTLACVFVGLQLYHVKRNPDVLPFISIMMMSILTFGYMIPLVLNLEALLSQNPNNKNIVYGFVGWLEVNEIAVRLTTMVAFLLQFRLLYLTWSSRKTNGSKEGFWNAEKKATFVALPLFAAGLLVVFLFKLKKGRAPASIYAGGYYNREPSSWENFKSYGGLVMDGFLLPQIILNIFSNIKRAQILSCSFYIGTTFVRVLPHAYDLYRAHNYAEVDNFAYLYADPDTDFYSTAWDIVIPLGGILFAIIVYLQQRFDALCVMPQRFKGSFAYDKVPAETELEGEVQTTNM